One segment of Paenibacillus sp. FSL R7-0337 DNA contains the following:
- a CDS encoding copper amine oxidase N-terminal domain-containing protein, with protein sequence MRSIRLRFGSAILAMIMLLGLVASAASAAQVTVSVQVNGTALKFPDAKPYYENNRVMIPIRFVSEALGAKVGYGLDRSVTIELGTKKILMKINSDTVTVNSVIQKLDVPARLQQNRTYVPLRFVSEALGAGVGWNQEKRLVTITTGATATPVASPSPSATPAGGGNNMFSVGLKWGGETELGKALFLDNMKIANGKLTFTLPKISEGASKYAADGTSVKLTPGQTYSYTIGKGAGFITISKPETSGNGWEGYGIFLDTSINEDMSKLFGSIKNDVIVFGEGNSGSTLTEVIQLSKALK encoded by the coding sequence ATGAGATCCATTCGGTTAAGATTTGGCAGTGCGATTCTAGCCATGATTATGTTGTTAGGTTTGGTAGCGAGTGCCGCCTCTGCAGCTCAGGTCACGGTCTCGGTACAGGTTAATGGAACAGCGCTCAAGTTCCCGGACGCGAAGCCGTACTATGAGAATAACCGGGTCATGATACCGATCCGGTTCGTCAGTGAAGCGCTGGGGGCGAAGGTGGGCTATGGCCTGGATCGATCCGTAACGATTGAGTTAGGTACGAAGAAAATCCTGATGAAGATCAACAGCGATACTGTTACGGTTAACTCGGTCATTCAGAAGCTGGATGTACCTGCGCGTCTGCAACAGAACCGTACTTATGTACCCTTACGGTTTGTTTCTGAGGCTCTCGGTGCGGGTGTGGGCTGGAATCAAGAAAAACGTCTGGTGACGATTACGACAGGAGCAACTGCAACACCGGTAGCGAGTCCGTCTCCTTCGGCCACGCCTGCTGGCGGTGGGAATAATATGTTTTCTGTAGGACTTAAGTGGGGAGGAGAGACCGAACTGGGTAAGGCTTTGTTTCTCGATAACATGAAGATTGCGAATGGAAAACTGACTTTTACTTTGCCAAAGATTTCGGAAGGTGCAAGTAAATACGCTGCAGATGGCACTTCTGTAAAGTTAACTCCTGGACAAACATACTCGTATACCATCGGTAAGGGGGCAGGATTCATTACGATCTCTAAACCTGAGACTAGTGGAAACGGCTGGGAAGGTTATGGTATTTTTCTGGACACCAGTATTAATGAAGATATGAGTAAGTTATTTGGTAGTATTAAAAATGATGTAATCGTGTTTGGTGAAGGAAATAGTGGTTCCACATTAACAGAGGTAATTCAATTGTCAAAAGCCTTGAAGTAG